A stretch of Bradyrhizobium sp. AZCC 2262 DNA encodes these proteins:
- a CDS encoding GlxA family transcriptional regulator, which translates to MIGVLVFPDFQLLDAAGPISVFEIGARFAENAPSIRVVAVTPGPVRSSSGVEMLARGLKPSGAITTLIVAGGEGVRQAATCEKTLGFVRALAKRGVRIASVCSGAYILAEAGLLDGRRATTHWQRTRHFLKAYPQVKLEPDRIFVRDGDVWTSAGISAGIDLSLAMIAEDYGDEIAQKAAKQLVLYHRRSGGQSQFSSLLELKAPNGRFGPLLAWAREHLDAPRTVEDLAEQAGMSSRHFTRAFMAETGTTPSKAVERLRIEVARQRVQSSSEAIERVAQTTGFRDPERMRRAFIRAFGQPPQSLRRAARAG; encoded by the coding sequence ATGATCGGCGTTCTCGTGTTTCCGGATTTCCAGTTGCTCGACGCCGCCGGCCCGATTTCGGTGTTCGAGATAGGGGCGCGCTTCGCCGAAAACGCACCTTCGATAAGGGTTGTGGCGGTGACGCCGGGACCGGTGCGCTCTTCCTCTGGTGTCGAGATGCTCGCACGCGGGCTAAAGCCGTCGGGCGCGATCACCACGCTGATCGTGGCGGGCGGTGAGGGCGTGCGGCAGGCGGCAACCTGCGAGAAAACGCTCGGCTTCGTGCGCGCGCTCGCCAAACGTGGCGTCCGCATCGCCAGCGTCTGCTCCGGCGCCTATATCCTCGCCGAGGCCGGCCTGCTCGATGGCCGCCGCGCCACCACGCATTGGCAGCGCACGCGGCATTTTCTCAAGGCCTATCCGCAGGTGAAGCTTGAGCCCGATCGCATCTTCGTGCGCGACGGCGACGTCTGGACTTCGGCCGGGATATCGGCCGGCATCGACCTGTCGCTGGCGATGATCGCGGAAGACTATGGCGACGAGATCGCGCAGAAGGCTGCCAAGCAACTGGTGCTCTATCATCGCCGCAGCGGCGGCCAGTCGCAATTCTCTTCACTGCTGGAATTGAAGGCGCCGAACGGCCGGTTCGGACCTCTATTGGCCTGGGCCCGCGAGCATCTCGACGCGCCGCGTACCGTCGAGGACCTTGCCGAGCAGGCCGGCATGAGCTCGCGGCACTTTACCCGCGCCTTCATGGCGGAGACCGGCACCACGCCGTCAAAGGCAGTGGAGCGGTTGCGCATCGAGGTGGCGCGGCAGCGCGTGCAGTCCTCCAGCGAGGCGATCGAGCGTGTCGCGCAGACCACCGGTTTTCGCGACCCGGAGCGGATGCGCCGCGCCTTCATCCGCGCCTTCGGCCAGCCACCGCAATCGCTGCGCCGCGCGGCGCGGGCGGGGTAG